The Methylomagnum ishizawai genome has a window encoding:
- the aroG gene encoding 3-deoxy-7-phosphoheptulonate synthase AroG → MNQHSDSVAVAHNQYNTDDLRITEIKEVLPPHDVHEEFPINQEAATTVLTARREIHRILKGQDDRLLVIIGPCSIHDPKAAVDYARRLLEAKRRLANDLVIVMRVYFEKPRTTVGWKGLINDPDLDESFNINKGLRLARGLLLEVNQLGMPAATEYLDLITPQYVSDLITWGAIGARTTESQVHRELASGLSCPVGFKNATDGGVKVAIDAIGAAMRPHHFLSLTKAGHSAIFSTTGNEDSHVILRGGKQPNYDAASVQATAEALRAAGLPPNIMIDFSHANSMKDYRRQVQVGREVGAQIAAGDRRIFGVMVESHLNPGNQKLEPGTAPAYGVSITDACIGWEDTELLLGILADAAARRRETARAA, encoded by the coding sequence ATGAATCAGCATTCCGATAGCGTGGCGGTCGCCCACAATCAATACAACACGGACGATCTGCGGATCACCGAGATCAAAGAAGTCCTTCCGCCGCACGACGTCCACGAGGAGTTTCCGATCAACCAGGAGGCCGCCACCACCGTCCTCACGGCCCGGCGCGAAATCCACCGCATCCTCAAGGGCCAGGACGACCGCCTGTTGGTCATCATCGGGCCTTGTTCCATCCACGATCCCAAGGCGGCGGTGGATTACGCCCGCCGCCTGCTGGAAGCCAAGCGGCGGCTGGCGAACGATCTGGTGATCGTCATGCGGGTCTATTTCGAGAAGCCGCGCACCACCGTGGGTTGGAAAGGGCTCATCAACGATCCCGACCTGGACGAGAGCTTCAATATCAACAAGGGTTTGCGGCTGGCCCGCGGCCTGTTGCTGGAGGTCAACCAGCTCGGGATGCCGGCCGCCACCGAATACCTGGATTTGATCACCCCGCAATATGTCTCCGACCTGATCACCTGGGGAGCCATCGGGGCGCGCACCACCGAGAGCCAGGTCCACCGCGAACTGGCCTCTGGCCTGTCCTGCCCGGTGGGCTTCAAGAACGCCACCGACGGCGGGGTGAAGGTCGCCATCGACGCCATCGGGGCCGCCATGCGCCCGCACCATTTCCTGTCGTTGACCAAGGCCGGGCATTCGGCGATTTTCTCCACCACCGGCAACGAGGACAGCCATGTGATCCTGCGCGGCGGCAAGCAACCCAACTACGACGCCGCCAGCGTGCAGGCCACCGCCGAAGCCTTGCGGGCGGCGGGCTTGCCACCCAATATCATGATCGATTTCAGCCACGCCAACAGCATGAAGGACTATCGGCGCCAGGTGCAGGTCGGGCGCGAGGTCGGGGCGCAGATCGCGGCGGGCGACCGGCGCATTTTCGGGGTGATGGTGGAAAGCCACCTCAATCCCGGCAACCAAAAGCTGGAACCGGGCACGGCCCCGGCCTACGGGGTCAGCATCACCGATGCCTGCATCGGCTGGGAAGACACCGAACTGTTGCTGGGCATCCTGGCCGATGCGGCCGCCCGCCGCCGCGAAACCGCCCGCGCGGCCTGA
- a CDS encoding protein-glutamate methylesterase/protein-glutamine glutaminase translates to MKPINVLIVDDSAVVRQIVSALVARDPSIQVMAAVSDPILAMERMKRQWPDVILLDIEMPRMDGITFLKKIMEERPTPVVICSTLTERGAETTLQALSAGAVGILTKPKLGLKKFLEESSIEFIDAVKSAAQANLRRLGPTPRPSVAANPAAVPHVPPPAPKPTPDSRALARTTDRIVAIGTSTGGTQALEVLLTALPRVSPGLVIVQHMPERFTAMFAQRLDGLCAIEVREAKDGDRVLPGLALIAPGGKHMRVKLSGAQYMVEVLDGPLVNRHRPSVDVLFRSVAKYAGKNALGIIMTGMGDDGARGLKEMHEAGADTIAQDEDSCVVFGMPKEAIKLGAAGRVLTLRALAPAIQAYGG, encoded by the coding sequence ATGAAACCCATCAATGTCTTGATCGTCGACGATTCCGCCGTGGTGCGCCAGATCGTCTCCGCCCTGGTGGCCCGCGATCCCTCGATCCAGGTGATGGCGGCGGTGTCCGATCCCATCCTGGCCATGGAACGCATGAAGCGGCAATGGCCGGATGTCATCCTCCTCGATATCGAGATGCCGCGCATGGATGGCATCACCTTCCTCAAAAAGATCATGGAGGAGCGGCCCACCCCGGTGGTGATCTGCTCGACCCTGACCGAGCGCGGCGCGGAAACCACCTTGCAAGCCCTGTCCGCCGGGGCGGTCGGCATCCTGACCAAGCCCAAGCTGGGGCTCAAGAAGTTCCTGGAGGAGTCCTCCATCGAGTTCATCGACGCGGTGAAGAGCGCCGCCCAGGCCAATCTGCGCCGGCTCGGGCCCACGCCCAGGCCGTCCGTCGCCGCCAACCCGGCGGCGGTGCCCCATGTCCCGCCGCCCGCCCCCAAGCCCACCCCGGATTCCCGCGCCCTGGCCCGGACCACCGACCGCATCGTCGCCATCGGCACCTCGACCGGCGGCACCCAGGCGCTGGAGGTCTTGTTGACCGCCCTGCCCAGGGTGTCGCCGGGGTTGGTGATCGTCCAACACATGCCCGAGCGCTTCACCGCCATGTTCGCCCAGCGCCTCGACGGCCTGTGCGCCATCGAGGTGCGCGAGGCCAAGGACGGCGACCGGGTGTTGCCGGGGCTGGCCTTGATCGCGCCGGGCGGGAAGCATATGCGGGTCAAGCTCAGCGGTGCCCAATATATGGTCGAGGTGCTGGACGGCCCCTTGGTCAACCGCCACCGGCCTTCGGTGGACGTGCTGTTCCGTTCGGTCGCCAAGTACGCCGGCAAGAACGCTTTGGGGATCATCATGACCGGCATGGGCGACGACGGCGCCAGGGGACTCAAGGAGATGCACGAGGCCGGGGCCGACACCATCGCCCAGGACGAGGACTCCTGCGTGGTGTTCGGCATGCCCAAGGAGGCGATCAAGCTGGGGGCGGCGGGGCGGGTGTTGACGCTGCGGGCCTTGGCCCCGGCGATCCAGGCCTATGGGGGGTAG
- a CDS encoding STAS domain-containing protein, with protein sequence MPIVVETLDNGTARLGIGSGMTIYEAAGLKADLLRAVAEHPELDIDLSEVAELDTAGLQLLVLAKREAVKAGHVLRLSGHSGPVREVLGLYRMESYFGDPVVLPAD encoded by the coding sequence ATGCCTATCGTTGTGGAGACCTTGGACAACGGCACCGCCCGGCTCGGCATCGGCAGCGGAATGACCATCTACGAAGCGGCGGGGCTCAAGGCCGATTTGCTGCGGGCCGTGGCCGAACATCCCGAATTGGACATCGATCTTTCGGAAGTCGCCGAACTCGATACCGCCGGCCTGCAATTGCTGGTGCTGGCCAAGCGCGAAGCGGTCAAGGCCGGGCACGTCCTGCGCCTGTCCGGGCATAGCGGGCCGGTGCGGGAGGTCTTGGGGCTCTACCGCATGGAGTCCTATTTCGGCGATCCCGTGGTGTTGCCCGCCGATTGA
- a CDS encoding chemotaxis protein CheA, whose amino-acid sequence MNFDAAIQSYIAESRELLDTMEQSLMALENGEGDDDLIHAIFRAAHTIKGTGGIFGFDPIVHFTHDVESLLDRLRGGLLALDDNIVALLLRSCDHIRSLLEPVTAGEALDAELVEQGRALLGGLARYLGDGGGPERAAPADVPVPVEEPTAEPVGGGTASADHWHISLRFGRDVLRNGMDPLSFLRYLAQLGELVDVATLTDALPEPPEMDPESCYLGFEIGLRSGAEREQIEGAFEFVRDDCAIRILPPHSKVSEYIQLIQELPEDTVRLGEILVGSKALTQVELDWGLKLQVDEERVAAAGGAEHHRLLGEILVEEAVVPAKVVSAALDKQQQIKERKASENRFIRVEAEKLDQLVDLVGELVIAGANTQLLAHQAGAVEVIESAANLFRLVEELRNRALGLQMVQIGSTLQRFQRVVRDVGKELGKQVELFISGGETELDKSVIEQIGDPLMHLVRNALDHGIEPAAERLAKGKPEKARVELNAYHESGSIVIEVADDGRGLDRDKILAKAVSRGLVGPGQNLPDGEVYNLIFEPGFSTADSISNLSGRGVGMDVVRRNVEALRGHVQLHSQLGSGTKVRIRLPLTLAIIDGFLVGLGPARYVIPMDMLVECLEHSGEDRAKAIREGYLNVRGKVLPILRLSEVLGVETPKVRRESVVVVRFGELTAGLVVDELLGEFQTVIKPLGALFGHLAPIGGSTILGSGEVALIIDVPGLLRRVQQHQHSQHGQTVSRALAATA is encoded by the coding sequence ATGAATTTCGACGCAGCCATACAAAGCTATATCGCCGAGAGCCGCGAATTGCTCGACACCATGGAGCAATCGCTGATGGCCCTGGAAAACGGCGAGGGCGACGACGACCTGATCCACGCCATTTTCCGCGCCGCCCATACCATCAAGGGCACCGGGGGCATTTTCGGGTTCGATCCCATCGTCCATTTCACCCACGACGTGGAAAGCCTGCTGGACCGCCTGCGCGGCGGACTGCTGGCCCTGGACGACAATATCGTGGCCTTGCTCCTGCGCAGTTGCGACCACATCCGTTCCTTGCTGGAACCCGTCACCGCCGGGGAGGCCCTGGACGCGGAGTTGGTGGAACAGGGCCGGGCGTTGTTGGGCGGGTTGGCCCGTTATCTCGGCGATGGCGGTGGCCCGGAGCGGGCGGCTCCCGCCGACGTGCCGGTGCCGGTGGAGGAACCCACCGCCGAACCGGTCGGCGGCGGCACGGCCAGCGCCGACCATTGGCATATCTCCCTGCGCTTCGGGCGCGACGTCCTGCGCAACGGCATGGACCCTTTGTCGTTCCTGCGCTATCTGGCGCAACTGGGTGAATTGGTCGATGTGGCCACCCTCACCGACGCCCTGCCCGAACCCCCGGAAATGGACCCCGAATCCTGCTACCTGGGTTTCGAGATCGGACTTAGGAGCGGGGCCGAACGCGAGCAGATCGAGGGCGCGTTCGAGTTCGTGCGCGACGATTGCGCGATCCGCATCCTGCCGCCGCATAGCAAGGTCAGCGAATATATCCAGCTCATCCAGGAACTGCCGGAAGACACCGTGCGGCTGGGCGAAATCCTGGTCGGTTCCAAGGCGCTGACCCAGGTCGAACTGGACTGGGGCTTGAAGCTCCAAGTCGACGAGGAGCGGGTCGCGGCGGCGGGAGGCGCGGAACACCACCGGCTCCTGGGCGAAATCCTGGTCGAGGAGGCCGTGGTGCCGGCCAAGGTGGTGTCCGCCGCCCTCGACAAGCAGCAGCAGATCAAGGAGCGCAAGGCCAGCGAGAACCGTTTCATCCGGGTCGAGGCCGAGAAACTGGACCAACTGGTCGATCTGGTCGGCGAATTGGTCATCGCCGGGGCCAACACCCAATTGCTGGCCCATCAGGCCGGGGCGGTCGAGGTGATCGAATCGGCGGCCAACCTGTTCCGGCTGGTCGAGGAACTGCGCAACCGCGCCCTGGGCCTGCAAATGGTGCAGATCGGCAGCACCTTGCAGCGCTTCCAGCGGGTGGTGCGCGACGTGGGCAAGGAACTCGGCAAGCAGGTCGAGCTGTTCATCAGCGGTGGCGAGACCGAACTCGACAAATCGGTGATCGAGCAGATCGGCGATCCTTTGATGCACTTGGTCCGCAATGCCCTCGACCACGGCATCGAACCCGCCGCCGAGCGCCTCGCCAAGGGCAAGCCGGAAAAGGCGCGGGTGGAACTCAACGCCTACCACGAGTCGGGCAGCATCGTCATCGAAGTGGCCGACGATGGCCGTGGCCTGGACCGCGACAAGATCCTCGCCAAGGCGGTCTCGCGTGGCCTGGTCGGGCCGGGCCAGAACCTACCGGACGGCGAGGTCTACAACCTGATCTTCGAGCCGGGGTTTTCCACCGCCGACAGTATTTCCAACCTGTCCGGGCGCGGCGTCGGCATGGATGTGGTCAGGCGCAATGTAGAAGCCTTGCGCGGCCATGTGCAATTGCACAGCCAGCTCGGCAGCGGCACCAAGGTCCGCATCCGCCTCCCGCTGACCCTCGCCATCATCGACGGCTTCCTGGTGGGCCTGGGACCGGCCCGCTACGTCATCCCCATGGACATGCTGGTGGAATGCCTGGAACACAGCGGGGAAGACCGGGCCAAGGCCATCCGCGAGGGCTATCTGAACGTGCGTGGCAAGGTGCTGCCCATCCTGCGGCTGTCCGAGGTGCTGGGCGTGGAGACCCCCAAGGTCCGGCGCGAGAGCGTGGTGGTGGTCCGCTTCGGCGAGTTGACGGCGGGCTTGGTGGTCGACGAGTTGCTGGGCGAGTTCCAGACCGTCATCAAGCCCCTGGGTGCCTTGTTCGGCCATCTGGCCCCCATCGGCGGCTCCACCATCCTGGGCAGTGGCGAGGTGGCTTTGATTATCGATGTGCCGGGCCTGCTGCGGCGGGTCCAGCAACACCAGCATAGCCAGCATGGCCAGACGGTTTCCCGCGCCCTGGCCGCCACGGCGTGA
- a CDS encoding methyl-accepting chemotaxis protein: MMNLNKLTIAQRLILASSVLGVFYVAVGLIGAVNLAACGRDTELVLLAGVWGTGAVLSLAFAYRVIQSIVKPLEGTLQTLDAMTKGDFTQAPPKPEGQDEIAWMQHCVRELWKRVSSFIGDMDRMANEQEGGKNDSRMDAARFQGSFKTIAENVNTMVAEHISLKMKILALIGQYVEGDFSEAMPDLPGQRAIITRRVNEARELMRAAAEAAQEQLRIRNALDNCSTSVMIADNDGIIVYINPAARDTMKVAEPELRKHLPHFDTDKLLGSCFDQYHRNQPHQRNLVASLRETYRTEIKVAGLTFRFTANPVYGKAGKRIGTVVEWLDRTMEVRTENEVSTVVGAASLGDFTKRLSTEGKQGFYRNFAEKLNQLMETSAYSLEELQRVLTALAQGDLTYHTKGEYTGIFGELMNAGNATVEQLARTITEVVGSANNFANASAQVSQTAQMLSQATSEQAASVEETSASVEELTSSVHQNAENAKVTDGMALKATQEANDGGTAVRETVVAMKSIASKIGIIDDIAYQTNLLALNAAIEAARAGDHGKGFAVVAAEVRKLAERSQVAAQEIGELAVSSVRLAERAGSLLGTIVPAIQKTSDLVQEITAASTEQAEGLGQLNTTMNELSRVTQQNASASEELAATADEMNGQSQDLLRIIGFFKVEQSASVESSRLQGLTHRAAEVGHVRRIAAGGRGAEAPSGFLRF, translated from the coding sequence ATGATGAACCTGAATAAGTTGACCATCGCCCAACGTCTAATCCTGGCGAGTTCGGTATTGGGCGTGTTCTATGTGGCGGTTGGTCTCATCGGCGCGGTGAACCTGGCCGCGTGCGGGCGCGATACCGAACTCGTCTTGTTGGCTGGGGTATGGGGTACTGGTGCCGTGCTGTCCCTGGCGTTCGCCTATCGTGTCATCCAAAGCATCGTCAAGCCCTTGGAAGGGACTTTGCAAACCTTGGACGCCATGACCAAAGGCGATTTCACCCAGGCACCACCCAAGCCCGAGGGCCAGGACGAGATCGCCTGGATGCAGCATTGCGTCCGCGAACTCTGGAAGCGGGTGTCGAGTTTCATCGGTGACATGGATCGGATGGCCAACGAGCAGGAGGGTGGCAAGAACGATTCGCGGATGGATGCCGCCCGGTTCCAGGGTTCGTTCAAGACTATCGCCGAGAACGTCAATACCATGGTGGCCGAGCATATTTCCCTCAAGATGAAAATCCTGGCCCTCATCGGCCAATATGTGGAGGGCGATTTCTCCGAGGCCATGCCGGACCTGCCCGGCCAGCGCGCCATCATCACCCGGCGGGTCAACGAGGCGCGGGAATTGATGCGGGCGGCGGCGGAAGCGGCCCAAGAACAGCTGCGCATCCGCAATGCCCTGGATAATTGCAGCACCAGCGTGATGATCGCCGACAACGATGGCATCATCGTCTATATAAACCCGGCGGCACGGGATACGATGAAGGTCGCCGAGCCCGAATTACGTAAACATCTGCCACATTTCGATACCGATAAGTTGCTGGGTTCCTGTTTCGATCAGTACCACCGCAACCAGCCCCATCAGCGCAATCTAGTCGCCAGCCTCCGGGAAACCTACAGGACCGAGATCAAGGTGGCAGGACTGACCTTCCGCTTCACGGCCAATCCAGTCTACGGCAAGGCGGGTAAGCGGATCGGCACGGTGGTCGAATGGCTGGACCGGACCATGGAAGTGCGTACCGAGAACGAAGTCAGCACGGTGGTCGGTGCCGCTTCGCTGGGGGATTTCACCAAGCGATTGAGCACCGAAGGCAAGCAGGGCTTCTATAGGAATTTCGCCGAGAAGCTCAACCAACTGATGGAGACCAGCGCCTACAGCCTGGAGGAATTGCAGCGGGTACTCACCGCCCTGGCCCAGGGCGACCTGACCTACCACACCAAGGGCGAATACACCGGCATTTTCGGCGAGTTGATGAATGCCGGCAACGCCACGGTGGAGCAACTCGCCCGCACCATCACCGAAGTGGTCGGGTCCGCCAACAATTTCGCCAACGCCTCGGCCCAGGTCAGCCAGACCGCGCAGATGCTATCCCAAGCCACCAGCGAACAGGCCGCCAGCGTGGAGGAAACCAGCGCATCGGTCGAGGAACTGACCTCATCGGTCCACCAGAACGCCGAGAACGCCAAGGTCACCGACGGCATGGCCCTGAAAGCCACCCAGGAGGCCAACGACGGCGGCACCGCCGTGCGCGAGACCGTGGTGGCGATGAAGAGCATCGCCAGCAAGATCGGCATCATCGACGACATCGCCTACCAAACCAACCTCCTGGCCCTGAACGCCGCCATCGAGGCGGCCAGGGCCGGCGACCACGGCAAGGGCTTCGCGGTGGTGGCGGCGGAGGTCAGGAAGTTGGCGGAGCGCTCCCAGGTCGCGGCCCAGGAAATCGGCGAATTGGCGGTCAGCAGTGTGCGGCTGGCCGAGCGGGCGGGGAGTTTGCTCGGCACCATCGTCCCGGCCATCCAGAAGACCTCGGACTTGGTGCAGGAAATCACCGCCGCCTCCACCGAACAGGCCGAGGGTCTTGGCCAATTGAACACCACCATGAACGAACTCAGCCGCGTCACCCAGCAGAACGCTTCGGCTTCGGAGGAACTCGCCGCCACCGCCGACGAGATGAACGGCCAATCCCAGGATTTGCTGCGCATCATCGGCTTCTTCAAGGTGGAGCAAAGCGCTTCTGTGGAGTCCTCGCGGCTACAGGGTTTGACCCACCGGGCGGCAGAAGTGGGTCATGTACGCCGGATCGCGGCCGGCGGGCGGGGAGCGGAAGCCCCGTCGGGTTTCTTGCGGTTTTAA
- a CDS encoding CheR family methyltransferase, producing the protein METLSITDKEFAQIRDFIYRKTGISMGDSKKALVSGRLFKRLQYYGLRNFTEYFALITSGSSPKELQTAIDLLTTNETYFFREEKHFEFLKTQVLPAVRRGGTYRVWSAACSSGEEPYSLAMLLADGLVGMEFEILASDISTRVLEKARRGLYPMERVERIPPEYLKRYCLRGTGEYDGMLLIEKQLRAKVRFEQVNLIAPMPEVGQFDLIFLRNVMIYFDMETKRQVVGQLLKALKPRGYFFIGHSESLMGVTDKLTMLRPSIYRHASAE; encoded by the coding sequence ATGGAAACGCTCAGCATCACCGACAAGGAATTCGCCCAGATCCGCGATTTCATCTACCGCAAGACCGGCATCTCCATGGGCGACAGCAAGAAGGCCCTGGTGTCCGGGCGCTTGTTCAAGCGCTTGCAGTATTACGGGCTCCGCAACTTCACCGAGTATTTCGCCCTGATCACCAGCGGTTCCTCCCCCAAGGAACTCCAGACCGCCATCGATCTGCTGACCACCAACGAAACCTATTTCTTCCGCGAGGAAAAGCATTTCGAGTTCCTGAAGACCCAGGTGTTGCCTGCGGTCAGGCGCGGTGGCACCTACCGGGTATGGAGCGCGGCCTGTTCCTCCGGGGAGGAGCCTTATAGCCTCGCGATGCTGCTGGCCGACGGCCTGGTCGGGATGGAGTTCGAGATATTGGCCTCGGATATCAGCACCCGTGTCTTGGAGAAGGCCCGCCGGGGTTTGTATCCGATGGAACGGGTGGAGCGGATCCCCCCCGAATACCTCAAGCGCTATTGCCTGCGGGGGACCGGGGAATACGACGGCATGTTGCTGATCGAAAAACAACTGCGGGCCAAGGTGCGCTTCGAGCAGGTCAACCTGATCGCGCCCATGCCGGAGGTCGGCCAGTTCGACCTGATTTTTTTACGCAACGTGATGATTTATTTCGACATGGAGACCAAGCGGCAGGTGGTTGGGCAGTTATTGAAGGCGCTCAAGCCCAGGGGCTATTTCTTCATCGGCCATTCCGAGAGCCTGATGGGCGTCACCGATAAACTCACCATGCTGCGACCCTCGATTTATCGCCATGCATCCGCCGAGTGA
- a CDS encoding response regulator: protein MAKTILIVDDSASLRQVVNIALSGAGYDVIEAGDGKDALTKLDGRKIHLIISDVHMPVMDGIAFVKEVKKHPSYKFTPIIMLTTESQESKKLEGQMAGAKAWVVKPFKPEQMLSAVSKLILP from the coding sequence ATGGCCAAGACCATACTCATCGTCGATGACTCGGCTTCCCTGCGGCAAGTGGTCAACATCGCCCTGAGCGGCGCGGGCTACGACGTCATCGAGGCGGGTGACGGCAAGGATGCCCTGACCAAGCTGGATGGCCGCAAAATCCATCTCATCATCAGCGATGTGCATATGCCGGTGATGGACGGCATCGCCTTCGTGAAAGAAGTGAAGAAGCATCCGTCCTACAAATTCACCCCCATCATCATGCTGACCACCGAATCCCAGGAATCGAAGAAGCTGGAAGGGCAGATGGCCGGGGCCAAGGCCTGGGTGGTGAAGCCGTTCAAACCGGAACAAATGCTGTCCGCGGTCAGCAAGCTGATCCTGCCATGA
- a CDS encoding chemotaxis protein CheD, whose amino-acid sequence MHPPSDFIEIFLQPGEFYFGGENTRIRTLLGSCIAITFWHPQARLGGMCHFLLPRRPDPAPRGRLDGRYGDEALLWLIREAVAHRTDPGKYEIKVFGGGNMFPGSGASGRGEVGLRNIERAFRLLGAYGLSVAAKHVGGYGHRNLIFDVWSGHVWLKFVRTDGQGPG is encoded by the coding sequence ATGCATCCGCCGAGTGACTTTATAGAAATCTTTTTACAGCCGGGGGAGTTTTATTTCGGCGGGGAAAACACCCGCATCCGCACCTTGCTGGGCTCTTGCATCGCCATCACCTTCTGGCATCCCCAAGCCCGCTTGGGCGGGATGTGCCATTTCCTCCTGCCCCGCCGCCCCGATCCGGCCCCGCGCGGGCGCTTGGACGGGCGCTATGGCGACGAGGCGCTGCTCTGGCTGATCCGCGAGGCGGTGGCCCACCGCACCGATCCCGGCAAGTACGAGATCAAGGTGTTCGGCGGCGGCAATATGTTCCCCGGTTCGGGCGCCTCCGGGCGGGGCGAAGTGGGGTTGCGCAACATCGAACGGGCCTTCCGCTTGCTCGGGGCCTATGGGCTGTCCGTGGCGGCCAAGCATGTGGGCGGGTATGGGCATCGCAATTTGATCTTCGATGTGTGGAGCGGCCATGTCTGGTTGAAATTCGTGCGGACGGACGGCCAGGGGCCGGGCTGA
- a CDS encoding peroxiredoxin, which yields MSVLVGKPAPDFTAAAVLGDGSIKDSYTFSAETQGKYVAVVFYPLDFTFVCPTELVALDHRLDELTSRGVEVLAVSVDSQFTHAAWRNTPVDKGGIGPVRYTMIADVSHAIAKAYDVEVEGAAVAYRGTFLIDKTGKVRHQVVNDLPLGRNMDELIRMVDALQFHEEHGEVCPAGWNKGKKGMNANAEGVAAYLSENAAAL from the coding sequence ATGAGCGTACTCGTCGGTAAACCCGCCCCCGATTTCACCGCCGCGGCCGTGCTGGGCGATGGCAGCATCAAGGACAGCTACACCTTCTCCGCCGAAACCCAGGGCAAGTATGTGGCCGTGGTGTTCTATCCCCTGGACTTCACCTTCGTCTGCCCGACCGAGCTGGTCGCCCTCGACCACCGCCTGGACGAGCTCACCAGCCGTGGCGTCGAAGTGCTGGCGGTCTCGGTGGACTCCCAGTTCACCCACGCCGCGTGGCGCAACACCCCGGTGGACAAGGGCGGTATCGGCCCGGTCCGCTACACCATGATCGCCGACGTCAGCCACGCCATCGCCAAGGCCTATGACGTGGAAGTCGAAGGCGCGGCGGTGGCCTACCGCGGCACCTTCCTGATCGACAAGACGGGCAAGGTCCGCCACCAGGTGGTGAACGACCTGCCGCTGGGCCGCAACATGGACGAGCTGATCCGCATGGTGGACGCGCTCCAGTTCCACGAGGAACACGGCGAAGTCTGCCCGGCCGGCTGGAACAAGGGCAAGAAGGGCATGAACGCCAACGCCGAGGGCGTCGCCGCCTACCTGAGCGAGAACGCCGCCGCGCTGTAA
- a CDS encoding APC family permease, with product MLEPTSSKAPALRRALGPFAASALLTGTVIGTGIFLVPSTIAREVDSVGLVFLVWTLGALLSLAGTLTYAELGAALPAAGGEYVFLSRAYGPVWGFLFGWQQVVIGKTGSIGAIAIALAIFLGYFLPGLDRPWLAWEAWKLTGLQAVAIGSIALLTAVNYAGVALGGAVQSCLTLLKVAAILALAALVLGSGQGAWSHFQSVPAAEPVRSVGDFLAHFGAAMAAALWAYDGWNNLTLVGAEIRDPHRTIPRVLILGILGVAGLYMLTNLACFYALPLAAVQQSPRVAQDAARLVLGDWGGTALSLAALVSTFATLNGSILVGARIFYAMAGDGLLFRPLAELHPARHTPAKALIAQGLLSSGLVLLLGGDNAAFERMLDYALFGTWGFYGITVLAVIALRRRHPDLPRPYLTLGYPWIPLVFAGVALLFCISIALRRPVETGIGLALLALGLPFYAYRRQRPA from the coding sequence ATGCTCGAACCCACATCCTCGAAGGCCCCGGCCCTGCGCCGGGCGCTCGGTCCCTTCGCCGCCAGCGCCTTGCTGACCGGCACCGTCATCGGCACCGGTATTTTCCTGGTTCCCTCCACCATCGCCCGCGAAGTCGACTCCGTGGGGCTGGTATTCCTGGTCTGGACCCTGGGCGCTTTGCTGTCCCTGGCCGGGACGCTGACCTATGCCGAACTCGGCGCGGCCCTGCCCGCGGCCGGCGGCGAATACGTGTTCCTCAGCCGCGCCTACGGGCCGGTCTGGGGGTTTTTGTTCGGCTGGCAGCAAGTGGTGATCGGCAAGACCGGCTCCATCGGAGCCATCGCCATCGCTTTGGCGATCTTCCTGGGCTATTTCCTGCCGGGGTTGGACCGGCCCTGGCTGGCATGGGAAGCCTGGAAGCTCACCGGGTTGCAAGCCGTCGCCATCGGGTCCATCGCCCTGCTGACCGCCGTGAACTACGCCGGTGTCGCGCTGGGCGGGGCGGTGCAGAGTTGCCTGACCCTGCTCAAGGTCGCGGCGATCCTGGCCTTGGCCGCCTTGGTCCTGGGCAGTGGACAGGGGGCTTGGAGCCATTTCCAATCCGTCCCCGCCGCCGAGCCTGTCCGAAGTGTAGGCGATTTTTTGGCCCATTTCGGGGCGGCCATGGCGGCGGCGCTGTGGGCCTACGATGGCTGGAACAACCTCACCCTGGTCGGGGCCGAGATCCGCGACCCGCACCGGACCATTCCACGGGTGCTGATCCTGGGGATATTGGGCGTGGCGGGGCTTTATATGCTGACCAACCTCGCCTGCTTCTACGCCTTGCCGCTCGCGGCGGTGCAGCAATCGCCCAGGGTGGCGCAGGACGCCGCCCGCCTGGTGCTGGGGGATTGGGGCGGGACGGCGCTGAGCCTGGCGGCGCTGGTGTCGACCTTCGCCACCTTGAACGGCTCGATTTTGGTGGGGGCGCGGATTTTCTACGCCATGGCCGGGGACGGGCTGTTGTTCCGCCCGCTGGCCGAGTTGCACCCGGCGCGGCATACCCCGGCCAAGGCGCTCATCGCGCAGGGGCTGTTGTCCTCGGGGCTGGTCTTGCTGCTGGGGGGGGATAACGCGGCGTTCGAACGGATGCTGGATTACGCGCTGTTCGGCACCTGGGGGTTCTACGGCATCACGGTGCTGGCGGTGATCGCCCTGCGCCGACGTCATCCCGACCTGCCCCGGCCTTATCTCACCCTGGGCTATCCCTGGATTCCGCTGGTGTTCGCCGGGGTCGCCCTGCTGTTCTGCATCAGCATCGCGCTGAGGAGGCCGGTGGAGACGGGCATCGGGCTGGCGCTGCTGGCGTTGGGATTGCCGTTCTATGCCTATCGCCGGCAGCGCCCGGCCTAG